In Nyctibius grandis isolate bNycGra1 chromosome 6, bNycGra1.pri, whole genome shotgun sequence, a single genomic region encodes these proteins:
- the TMEM144 gene encoding transmembrane protein 144 isoform X3 — protein sequence MNCQDLQQKNSAKRGIFRTKMNIEKAYSTFNVSNGTDLAIGFTSSTVAVLLFGTNFVPVKKFDTGDGMFFQWVLCASIWIVSLVVNLIQNCPRFWPLAMVGGFLWATGNVTVVPIVKTIGLALGLLIWASFNLLTGWASSRFGWFGIDPEEVSRPILNYIGAALSLLSAVIFLFIKTEVQSSSASLESTPLLRESSINISEDTSDDLWVNRLSPAKKRLIGCSLAVVAGILYGSSFVPVLYIKDRGRRNETMYTGASQFDLDYVFAHFSGIFLTSTVYFLIYCAVRKNKPNIYPQAILPGFVSGVLWAIANCCWFMANHYLSAVISFPIITAGPGLVAAMWGVLVFKEIKGLKNYVLLSVAFCVILAGSLSTAFSKV from the exons ATG AACTGTCAGGACCTGCAGCAAAAAAACTCTGCAAAAAGAGGCATcttcagaacaaaaatgaacatCGAGAAAGCTTACAGTACCTTTAACGTCAGCAATGGAACAGATCTAGCTATTGGCTTTACCTCTTCCACAGTAGCTGTCCTTCTATTTGGGACAAACTTTGTGCCTGTTAAGAAATTTGATACTGGTGATG GCATGTTCTTCCAGTGGGTTCTCTGTGCCTCCATATGGATAGTTTCTTTGGTGGTCAATTTAATCCAGAATTGTCCCCGGTTTTGGCCTCTGGCTATGGTTGGGGGTTTCTTGTGGGCTACAG GCAATGTTACAGTTGTCCCTATTGTTAAAACTATTGGCTTAGCTCTTGGTCTTTTGATATGGGCTTCTTTTAATTTGCTGACAGGTTGGGCAAGTTCAAG gtttggttggtttggaATTGACCCAGAAGAGGTGTCAAGGCCAATCTTAAATTATATTGGAGCTGCACTTTCACTATTAAG tgctgtcatatttctttttataaaaactgAAGTCCAGAGTTCTTCAGCTTCATTAGAAAGCACACCTTTACTGAGAGAAAGT TCtattaatatttctgaagataCCTCAGATGACTTATGGGTGAACAGACTTTCTCCAGCAAAAAAGAGACTCAT aGGGTGTAGCCTTGCTGTAGTAGCTGGAATACTCTATGGTTCCAGTTTTGTACCAGTGCTTTACATCAAGGATCgtggaagaagaaatgaaactaTGTACACTGGAGCAAGTCAATTTG atttAGATTATGTTTTTGCACACTTCAGTGGAATATTTCTTACAAGTACCGTCTACTTTTTGATCTACTGTGCagtcaggaaaaataaacctaaTATTTATCCCCAAGCCATATTGCCAG ggTTTGTTTCTGGTGTGCTTTGGGCAATAGCCAATTGCTGCTGGTTCATGGCCAATCACTATCTCAGTGCTGTGATCAGCTTTCCAATAATTACTGCA GGTCCTGGCCTTGTTGCTGCAATGTGGGGAGTCCttgtatttaaagaaatcaaG GGACTGAAAAACTACGTGTTACTTTCAGTAGCATTTTGTGTCATTTTGGCTGGATCGCTCTCCACGGCTTTTTCTAAAGTTTGA
- the TMEM144 gene encoding transmembrane protein 144 isoform X2, with protein MQFSVSLLRTPGKNCQDLQQKNSAKRGIFRTKMNIEKAYSTFNVSNGTDLAIGFTSSTVAVLLFGTNFVPVKKFDTGMFFQWVLCASIWIVSLVVNLIQNCPRFWPLAMVGGFLWATGNVTVVPIVKTIGLALGLLIWASFNLLTGWASSRFGWFGIDPEEVSRPILNYIGAALSLLSAVIFLFIKTEVQSSSASLESTPLLRESSINISEDTSDDLWVNRLSPAKKRLIGCSLAVVAGILYGSSFVPVLYIKDRGRRNETMYTGASQFDLDYVFAHFSGIFLTSTVYFLIYCAVRKNKPNIYPQAILPGFVSGVLWAIANCCWFMANHYLSAVISFPIITAGPGLVAAMWGVLVFKEIKGLKNYVLLSVAFCVILAGSLSTAFSKV; from the exons ATGCAGTTCTCAGTGTCCTTACTAAGGACTCCAGGGAAG AACTGTCAGGACCTGCAGCAAAAAAACTCTGCAAAAAGAGGCATcttcagaacaaaaatgaacatCGAGAAAGCTTACAGTACCTTTAACGTCAGCAATGGAACAGATCTAGCTATTGGCTTTACCTCTTCCACAGTAGCTGTCCTTCTATTTGGGACAAACTTTGTGCCTGTTAAGAAATTTGATACTG GCATGTTCTTCCAGTGGGTTCTCTGTGCCTCCATATGGATAGTTTCTTTGGTGGTCAATTTAATCCAGAATTGTCCCCGGTTTTGGCCTCTGGCTATGGTTGGGGGTTTCTTGTGGGCTACAG GCAATGTTACAGTTGTCCCTATTGTTAAAACTATTGGCTTAGCTCTTGGTCTTTTGATATGGGCTTCTTTTAATTTGCTGACAGGTTGGGCAAGTTCAAG gtttggttggtttggaATTGACCCAGAAGAGGTGTCAAGGCCAATCTTAAATTATATTGGAGCTGCACTTTCACTATTAAG tgctgtcatatttctttttataaaaactgAAGTCCAGAGTTCTTCAGCTTCATTAGAAAGCACACCTTTACTGAGAGAAAGT TCtattaatatttctgaagataCCTCAGATGACTTATGGGTGAACAGACTTTCTCCAGCAAAAAAGAGACTCAT aGGGTGTAGCCTTGCTGTAGTAGCTGGAATACTCTATGGTTCCAGTTTTGTACCAGTGCTTTACATCAAGGATCgtggaagaagaaatgaaactaTGTACACTGGAGCAAGTCAATTTG atttAGATTATGTTTTTGCACACTTCAGTGGAATATTTCTTACAAGTACCGTCTACTTTTTGATCTACTGTGCagtcaggaaaaataaacctaaTATTTATCCCCAAGCCATATTGCCAG ggTTTGTTTCTGGTGTGCTTTGGGCAATAGCCAATTGCTGCTGGTTCATGGCCAATCACTATCTCAGTGCTGTGATCAGCTTTCCAATAATTACTGCA GGTCCTGGCCTTGTTGCTGCAATGTGGGGAGTCCttgtatttaaagaaatcaaG GGACTGAAAAACTACGTGTTACTTTCAGTAGCATTTTGTGTCATTTTGGCTGGATCGCTCTCCACGGCTTTTTCTAAAGTTTGA
- the TMEM144 gene encoding transmembrane protein 144 isoform X4, with protein sequence MQFSVSLLRTPGKNCQDLQQKNSAKRGIFRTKMNIEKAYSTFNVSNGTDLAIGFTSSTVAVLLFGTNFVPVKKFDTGDGMFFQWVLCASIWIVSLVVNLIQNCPRFWPLAMVGGFLWATGNVTVVPIVKTIGLALGLLIWASFNLLTGWASSRFGWFGIDPEEVSRPILNYIGAALSLLSAVIFLFIKTEVQSSSASLESTPLLRESSINISEDTSDDLWVNRLSPAKKRLIGCSLAVVAGILYGSSFVPVLYIKDRGRRNETMYTGASQFDLDYVFAHFSGIFLTSTVYFLIYCAVRKNKPNIYPQAILPGFVSGVLWAIANCCWFMANHYLSAVISFPIITAGLKNYVLLSVAFCVILAGSLSTAFSKV encoded by the exons ATGCAGTTCTCAGTGTCCTTACTAAGGACTCCAGGGAAG AACTGTCAGGACCTGCAGCAAAAAAACTCTGCAAAAAGAGGCATcttcagaacaaaaatgaacatCGAGAAAGCTTACAGTACCTTTAACGTCAGCAATGGAACAGATCTAGCTATTGGCTTTACCTCTTCCACAGTAGCTGTCCTTCTATTTGGGACAAACTTTGTGCCTGTTAAGAAATTTGATACTGGTGATG GCATGTTCTTCCAGTGGGTTCTCTGTGCCTCCATATGGATAGTTTCTTTGGTGGTCAATTTAATCCAGAATTGTCCCCGGTTTTGGCCTCTGGCTATGGTTGGGGGTTTCTTGTGGGCTACAG GCAATGTTACAGTTGTCCCTATTGTTAAAACTATTGGCTTAGCTCTTGGTCTTTTGATATGGGCTTCTTTTAATTTGCTGACAGGTTGGGCAAGTTCAAG gtttggttggtttggaATTGACCCAGAAGAGGTGTCAAGGCCAATCTTAAATTATATTGGAGCTGCACTTTCACTATTAAG tgctgtcatatttctttttataaaaactgAAGTCCAGAGTTCTTCAGCTTCATTAGAAAGCACACCTTTACTGAGAGAAAGT TCtattaatatttctgaagataCCTCAGATGACTTATGGGTGAACAGACTTTCTCCAGCAAAAAAGAGACTCAT aGGGTGTAGCCTTGCTGTAGTAGCTGGAATACTCTATGGTTCCAGTTTTGTACCAGTGCTTTACATCAAGGATCgtggaagaagaaatgaaactaTGTACACTGGAGCAAGTCAATTTG atttAGATTATGTTTTTGCACACTTCAGTGGAATATTTCTTACAAGTACCGTCTACTTTTTGATCTACTGTGCagtcaggaaaaataaacctaaTATTTATCCCCAAGCCATATTGCCAG ggTTTGTTTCTGGTGTGCTTTGGGCAATAGCCAATTGCTGCTGGTTCATGGCCAATCACTATCTCAGTGCTGTGATCAGCTTTCCAATAATTACTGCA GGACTGAAAAACTACGTGTTACTTTCAGTAGCATTTTGTGTCATTTTGGCTGGATCGCTCTCCACGGCTTTTTCTAAAGTTTGA
- the TMEM144 gene encoding transmembrane protein 144 isoform X1, whose protein sequence is MQFSVSLLRTPGKNCQDLQQKNSAKRGIFRTKMNIEKAYSTFNVSNGTDLAIGFTSSTVAVLLFGTNFVPVKKFDTGDGMFFQWVLCASIWIVSLVVNLIQNCPRFWPLAMVGGFLWATGNVTVVPIVKTIGLALGLLIWASFNLLTGWASSRFGWFGIDPEEVSRPILNYIGAALSLLSAVIFLFIKTEVQSSSASLESTPLLRESSINISEDTSDDLWVNRLSPAKKRLIGCSLAVVAGILYGSSFVPVLYIKDRGRRNETMYTGASQFDLDYVFAHFSGIFLTSTVYFLIYCAVRKNKPNIYPQAILPGFVSGVLWAIANCCWFMANHYLSAVISFPIITAGPGLVAAMWGVLVFKEIKGLKNYVLLSVAFCVILAGSLSTAFSKV, encoded by the exons ATGCAGTTCTCAGTGTCCTTACTAAGGACTCCAGGGAAG AACTGTCAGGACCTGCAGCAAAAAAACTCTGCAAAAAGAGGCATcttcagaacaaaaatgaacatCGAGAAAGCTTACAGTACCTTTAACGTCAGCAATGGAACAGATCTAGCTATTGGCTTTACCTCTTCCACAGTAGCTGTCCTTCTATTTGGGACAAACTTTGTGCCTGTTAAGAAATTTGATACTGGTGATG GCATGTTCTTCCAGTGGGTTCTCTGTGCCTCCATATGGATAGTTTCTTTGGTGGTCAATTTAATCCAGAATTGTCCCCGGTTTTGGCCTCTGGCTATGGTTGGGGGTTTCTTGTGGGCTACAG GCAATGTTACAGTTGTCCCTATTGTTAAAACTATTGGCTTAGCTCTTGGTCTTTTGATATGGGCTTCTTTTAATTTGCTGACAGGTTGGGCAAGTTCAAG gtttggttggtttggaATTGACCCAGAAGAGGTGTCAAGGCCAATCTTAAATTATATTGGAGCTGCACTTTCACTATTAAG tgctgtcatatttctttttataaaaactgAAGTCCAGAGTTCTTCAGCTTCATTAGAAAGCACACCTTTACTGAGAGAAAGT TCtattaatatttctgaagataCCTCAGATGACTTATGGGTGAACAGACTTTCTCCAGCAAAAAAGAGACTCAT aGGGTGTAGCCTTGCTGTAGTAGCTGGAATACTCTATGGTTCCAGTTTTGTACCAGTGCTTTACATCAAGGATCgtggaagaagaaatgaaactaTGTACACTGGAGCAAGTCAATTTG atttAGATTATGTTTTTGCACACTTCAGTGGAATATTTCTTACAAGTACCGTCTACTTTTTGATCTACTGTGCagtcaggaaaaataaacctaaTATTTATCCCCAAGCCATATTGCCAG ggTTTGTTTCTGGTGTGCTTTGGGCAATAGCCAATTGCTGCTGGTTCATGGCCAATCACTATCTCAGTGCTGTGATCAGCTTTCCAATAATTACTGCA GGTCCTGGCCTTGTTGCTGCAATGTGGGGAGTCCttgtatttaaagaaatcaaG GGACTGAAAAACTACGTGTTACTTTCAGTAGCATTTTGTGTCATTTTGGCTGGATCGCTCTCCACGGCTTTTTCTAAAGTTTGA
- the TMEM144 gene encoding transmembrane protein 144 isoform X5 — protein MQFSVSLLRTPGKNCQDLQQKNSAKRGIFRTKMNIEKAYSTFNVSNGTDLAIGFTSSTVAVLLFGTNFVPVKKFDTGDGMFFQWVLCASIWIVSLVVNLIQNCPRFWPLAMVGGFLWATGNVTVVPIVKTIGLALGLLIWASFNLLTGWASSRFGWFGIDPEEVSRPILNYIGAALSLLSAVIFLFIKTEVQSSSASLESTPLLRESSINISEDTSDDLWVNRLSPAKKRLIGCSLAVVAGILYGSSFVPVLYIKDRGRRNETMYTGASQFDLDYVFAHFSGIFLTSTVYFLIYCAVRKNKPNIYPQAILPGFVSGVLWAIANCCWFMANHYLSAVISFPIITAGPGLVAAMWGVLVFKEIKINVAPH, from the exons ATGCAGTTCTCAGTGTCCTTACTAAGGACTCCAGGGAAG AACTGTCAGGACCTGCAGCAAAAAAACTCTGCAAAAAGAGGCATcttcagaacaaaaatgaacatCGAGAAAGCTTACAGTACCTTTAACGTCAGCAATGGAACAGATCTAGCTATTGGCTTTACCTCTTCCACAGTAGCTGTCCTTCTATTTGGGACAAACTTTGTGCCTGTTAAGAAATTTGATACTGGTGATG GCATGTTCTTCCAGTGGGTTCTCTGTGCCTCCATATGGATAGTTTCTTTGGTGGTCAATTTAATCCAGAATTGTCCCCGGTTTTGGCCTCTGGCTATGGTTGGGGGTTTCTTGTGGGCTACAG GCAATGTTACAGTTGTCCCTATTGTTAAAACTATTGGCTTAGCTCTTGGTCTTTTGATATGGGCTTCTTTTAATTTGCTGACAGGTTGGGCAAGTTCAAG gtttggttggtttggaATTGACCCAGAAGAGGTGTCAAGGCCAATCTTAAATTATATTGGAGCTGCACTTTCACTATTAAG tgctgtcatatttctttttataaaaactgAAGTCCAGAGTTCTTCAGCTTCATTAGAAAGCACACCTTTACTGAGAGAAAGT TCtattaatatttctgaagataCCTCAGATGACTTATGGGTGAACAGACTTTCTCCAGCAAAAAAGAGACTCAT aGGGTGTAGCCTTGCTGTAGTAGCTGGAATACTCTATGGTTCCAGTTTTGTACCAGTGCTTTACATCAAGGATCgtggaagaagaaatgaaactaTGTACACTGGAGCAAGTCAATTTG atttAGATTATGTTTTTGCACACTTCAGTGGAATATTTCTTACAAGTACCGTCTACTTTTTGATCTACTGTGCagtcaggaaaaataaacctaaTATTTATCCCCAAGCCATATTGCCAG ggTTTGTTTCTGGTGTGCTTTGGGCAATAGCCAATTGCTGCTGGTTCATGGCCAATCACTATCTCAGTGCTGTGATCAGCTTTCCAATAATTACTGCA GGTCCTGGCCTTGTTGCTGCAATGTGGGGAGTCCttgtatttaaagaaatcaaG ATTAATGTTGCACCACACTAG
- the TMEM144 gene encoding transmembrane protein 144 isoform X6: MNIEKAYSTFNVSNGTDLAIGFTSSTVAVLLFGTNFVPVKKFDTGDGMFFQWVLCASIWIVSLVVNLIQNCPRFWPLAMVGGFLWATGNVTVVPIVKTIGLALGLLIWASFNLLTGWASSRFGWFGIDPEEVSRPILNYIGAALSLLSAVIFLFIKTEVQSSSASLESTPLLRESSINISEDTSDDLWVNRLSPAKKRLIGCSLAVVAGILYGSSFVPVLYIKDRGRRNETMYTGASQFDLDYVFAHFSGIFLTSTVYFLIYCAVRKNKPNIYPQAILPGFVSGVLWAIANCCWFMANHYLSAVISFPIITAGPGLVAAMWGVLVFKEIKGLKNYVLLSVAFCVILAGSLSTAFSKV, from the exons atgaacatCGAGAAAGCTTACAGTACCTTTAACGTCAGCAATGGAACAGATCTAGCTATTGGCTTTACCTCTTCCACAGTAGCTGTCCTTCTATTTGGGACAAACTTTGTGCCTGTTAAGAAATTTGATACTGGTGATG GCATGTTCTTCCAGTGGGTTCTCTGTGCCTCCATATGGATAGTTTCTTTGGTGGTCAATTTAATCCAGAATTGTCCCCGGTTTTGGCCTCTGGCTATGGTTGGGGGTTTCTTGTGGGCTACAG GCAATGTTACAGTTGTCCCTATTGTTAAAACTATTGGCTTAGCTCTTGGTCTTTTGATATGGGCTTCTTTTAATTTGCTGACAGGTTGGGCAAGTTCAAG gtttggttggtttggaATTGACCCAGAAGAGGTGTCAAGGCCAATCTTAAATTATATTGGAGCTGCACTTTCACTATTAAG tgctgtcatatttctttttataaaaactgAAGTCCAGAGTTCTTCAGCTTCATTAGAAAGCACACCTTTACTGAGAGAAAGT TCtattaatatttctgaagataCCTCAGATGACTTATGGGTGAACAGACTTTCTCCAGCAAAAAAGAGACTCAT aGGGTGTAGCCTTGCTGTAGTAGCTGGAATACTCTATGGTTCCAGTTTTGTACCAGTGCTTTACATCAAGGATCgtggaagaagaaatgaaactaTGTACACTGGAGCAAGTCAATTTG atttAGATTATGTTTTTGCACACTTCAGTGGAATATTTCTTACAAGTACCGTCTACTTTTTGATCTACTGTGCagtcaggaaaaataaacctaaTATTTATCCCCAAGCCATATTGCCAG ggTTTGTTTCTGGTGTGCTTTGGGCAATAGCCAATTGCTGCTGGTTCATGGCCAATCACTATCTCAGTGCTGTGATCAGCTTTCCAATAATTACTGCA GGTCCTGGCCTTGTTGCTGCAATGTGGGGAGTCCttgtatttaaagaaatcaaG GGACTGAAAAACTACGTGTTACTTTCAGTAGCATTTTGTGTCATTTTGGCTGGATCGCTCTCCACGGCTTTTTCTAAAGTTTGA
- the TMEM144 gene encoding transmembrane protein 144 isoform X7, whose protein sequence is MQFSVSLLRTPGKNCQDLQQKNSAKRGIFRTKMNIEKAYSTFNVSNGTDLAIGFTSSTVAVLLFGTNFVPVKKFDTGDGMFFQWVLCASIWIVSLVVNLIQNCPRFWPLAMVGGFLWATGNVTVVPIVKTIGLALGLLIWASFNLLTGWASSRFGWFGIDPEEVSRPILNYIGAALSLLSAVIFLFIKTEVQSSSASLESTPLLRESSINISEDTSDDLWVNRLSPAKKRLIGCSLAVVAGILYGSSFVPVLYIKDRGRRNETMYTGASQFDLDYVFAHFSGIFLTSTVYFLIYCAVRKNKPNIYPQAILPGFVSGVLWAIANCCWFMANHYLSAVISFPIITAL, encoded by the exons ATGCAGTTCTCAGTGTCCTTACTAAGGACTCCAGGGAAG AACTGTCAGGACCTGCAGCAAAAAAACTCTGCAAAAAGAGGCATcttcagaacaaaaatgaacatCGAGAAAGCTTACAGTACCTTTAACGTCAGCAATGGAACAGATCTAGCTATTGGCTTTACCTCTTCCACAGTAGCTGTCCTTCTATTTGGGACAAACTTTGTGCCTGTTAAGAAATTTGATACTGGTGATG GCATGTTCTTCCAGTGGGTTCTCTGTGCCTCCATATGGATAGTTTCTTTGGTGGTCAATTTAATCCAGAATTGTCCCCGGTTTTGGCCTCTGGCTATGGTTGGGGGTTTCTTGTGGGCTACAG GCAATGTTACAGTTGTCCCTATTGTTAAAACTATTGGCTTAGCTCTTGGTCTTTTGATATGGGCTTCTTTTAATTTGCTGACAGGTTGGGCAAGTTCAAG gtttggttggtttggaATTGACCCAGAAGAGGTGTCAAGGCCAATCTTAAATTATATTGGAGCTGCACTTTCACTATTAAG tgctgtcatatttctttttataaaaactgAAGTCCAGAGTTCTTCAGCTTCATTAGAAAGCACACCTTTACTGAGAGAAAGT TCtattaatatttctgaagataCCTCAGATGACTTATGGGTGAACAGACTTTCTCCAGCAAAAAAGAGACTCAT aGGGTGTAGCCTTGCTGTAGTAGCTGGAATACTCTATGGTTCCAGTTTTGTACCAGTGCTTTACATCAAGGATCgtggaagaagaaatgaaactaTGTACACTGGAGCAAGTCAATTTG atttAGATTATGTTTTTGCACACTTCAGTGGAATATTTCTTACAAGTACCGTCTACTTTTTGATCTACTGTGCagtcaggaaaaataaacctaaTATTTATCCCCAAGCCATATTGCCAG ggTTTGTTTCTGGTGTGCTTTGGGCAATAGCCAATTGCTGCTGGTTCATGGCCAATCACTATCTCAGTGCTGTGATCAGCTTTCCAATAATTACTGCA CTCTAG